Part of the Labrenzia sp. CE80 genome, CATTGGCCTGTGCCAGGGCCTTGATTTCGGCCTTGATACCGATGGCGGCGAGATCAGCCTGGATGGCCTGTGCGATGCGAGGGTTAGGGTCGGTGTTGTAGACGTAAAGTTCCGTCTCAAACCCGTCTGCAAGGCCAGCTTCGGCAAGGAGAGCCTTGGCCGCGTCCGGGTCGAACGGATAGCCTTCGTAGTTGTTGTCATAGCCCGGCATTGTGGGCGGCAGCGGCTGGTTTGCCGCAACTGCACGGCCATTGATGATACGGATGATGCGATCCTTGTTGATCGCCATGTTGACGGCCTTGCGGACTTCAAGCTTGTCGAACGGAGGCATCTTGACGTTCATGGTGACATAGCCGGTGTGAAGCTGGCCACCTTCGATGATCAGGTCCTTGTACTCGTCATCCTGCGTCACCTCCAGGAACTTTGCCGGAGGGATGCCATCACCCGGAATGTCGGCTTCACCGCGCTGGAGACGAAGCAAGGCAACGATCGGCTCCTGACCGACTTCAAAGGTAATCTGGTCGAGCTTCGGGACACCTGCACGCCAATAGTCCTCATTGCGTTTGAAGATCAGGTGCTGGCCCAGCGTCCAGTCCTCCAGAGAGAACGCGCCGGTGCCGACCGGATGCTTGCCGAAATCTGCACCGAATTCCTCAACGGTTTCCTTCGGAACGATCGAGGAGAAGTTGATCGCCATCACATGCAGGAAGGTCGCGTCCGGACGGGACAGCTCGATCTTCACTGTATAAGGATCGACCACAGTCACCCCGGACAGGCCTTCGGCCTCACCGGCAGCAACCTCATCAAAGCCCATAATGGAGCCGAAGAAGCCAGCACCCGGGCTCTGGGTTTTCGGATTGGTTACACGATCAAGGGAGTACTTCACATCGTCTGCGGTCATTTCACGGCCGTTGTGGAACTTGACGCCCTCGCGCAGTTTGAATGTGAAGACCTTGCCGTCGTCGGAGATGGTGTAGTCCTCCGCCAGATCCTTCATCAAGTTGGTGGTGCCCGGCTCATAGTCCATCAGGCCATCAAAGAGGCTTTTGATCATGGACCAGTTCTGCCAGTCGTAACCGATGGCCGGATCGAGTGTGGATACGTCGTCCTTGTAGGTGACGATCATCGAGCCACCCTGTTTAATGTCGTCCGCAAGCGAGGACGTCATCGTCGACGTAAGGGCTGTCGCGGTCAGAAGAGCCGCAGCTCCTGCCCAAAATGCTTTTCTCATACGAAGTACCTCCGGTTAAGGTGATGACAGCCGGGCCGTTCTGATGACGGCTTGTCCGGCGGGGTTTGCGCTTCAGCGCAGCTTGATCCTGGGATCAATGAGAGGAGCGATCAGGTCGGCGACGAAATTGCCGAGAACAATCGCAAATGCGGAGACCAGGGTGACGCCCATGATGATCGGAATGTCGACACGTTGGATTGCTTGCCAGGCGAGTTGTCCGATGCCCGGCCAGCCAAAGACGCTTTCCACTACGACGATGCCACTCATGAAGAGACCGACATCGATACCGATCATTGCGATGATCGGCAGCATGGCGTTGGGCAAGGCGTGTCCAAAGAGCACCTGCCAGCGCTTCAGGCCCTTGGCTCGGGCGGTGCGGATGAAGTCCTGACGGAGGACGTCGATCATTGAGGACCGCATCATCCGTGAGTACCAGCCGGCACCCAGAAACCCGAGTGTCAGCGAAGGCAGAACCATGTGCATGAAGGTGCCGTAGCCCCCGATCGGGAACCAGCCGAGCTGCACAGCGAAAACGTAGAGCAGCAGGATTCCGATAACGAACTGCGGCGAGGACACGCCAACGAAGGACAGGACCATCAGGCTGTTGTCTAGCGGTGTTCCGCGCTTCAGCGCTGCGATCAGTCCCATGGACAGGCCGATGGCCAACTCGCTGACAATCGCACCAAACATCAGCAGAAGCGTTGCGGGCAAACGCGAGGCGATCAATTCCCCAACTTCCGTCTTCTGCAGATAGGAGCGTCCAAGATCTCCCTGCACGAGTCCGGTCAGATACCGGGCGTACTGCTGATAGAATGGCAGGTTCAGGCCAAGCTGCTCCCGAATGTTCTCGACCGTTTGAGCAGTCGCGCTGCGTCCTGCAATCTGACGGGCGGGATCGGCCGGGATCAGATAGAGCAGTACGAAGGTGAGAAAGGAAATGCCGAGCAGGATCAAAAGGGACTGCAGGACGCGACGCAGGATATAGCTGCCCATCGCTCAATGCCTCCCTTTCTGCGTCGGATCGAGGACTTCGCGCAAGGAATCGCCCATCAGGTTGAAGCCAAGCGCCAGTGCGATAATCGCGGCGCCGGGGAAGAAAACCAGCCATGGTGCAGAGGTGAAGTAAGTCTGGTTCTCGTAAATGATGTTGCCCCATGAGGGGGTTGGCGGCTGAACGCCAATGCCGAGATAGCTGAGCGTTGCCTCCAGCAGCACCGTTGTCGAAATACCGAGCGTTCCAAACACCACGATCGATGACAGCAGATGCGGCAGAAGGTGCTTGAACAGGATCCGGAAGGTGCCTGCGCCCATCGCGCGCTCGGCCACGATGAACTCGCGCTCCGACAGAGACCGCGTTTCGGTATAGACCACCCGTGCCATCTGCACCCAGTTGACCATTGCGATCACCATCGCGACGATCCACAGGGACGGGCGGAATAGAGCCGCAAGTGTGATCGCCAGAAGAAGTGCGGGGAAAGCCATCATTAGATCGGTGAAACGCATCAAGATGGTTTCGATCCAGCCCCGAAAAAATCCAGAGAGAATGCCGACCAGCGCACCAACCGCAACGGCGACACCATTGGCGGCCACACCGATTATGAGGGACGTCTGCGCACCGTATATGAGGCGGGAGAGCAGGTCGCGGCCCAGGAGATCTGTTCCCAGCCAGAATTCGGCGCCCGGTGGTAGTGGGGCGCCTTCCAGCGTCAGCCCCTCGAAGAATTGCTCGTTCGGGTCAAACGGCGCGACAAATGGGGCAAAGAGCGCTGCTCCAACGATCACAACAATCAGAACCAGGGCGAACAGCGCCAGTTTGCGCTCTAAAAGGCGGCGCAATACGCCTTTATCCCGCGGCGCGACGGTTTCCTGTGTCAGCAAATCTGGGCTCACACTCATTCCCGTCCCCGCTTCCACTCCGGATCGTGACCGGCAGCCCGCGCAACAAGATCGTCTGCGGCGTCTTCAATAGACACCCGGCCCGCCATGGATAAGGACCGCAGGCGCCCATAGGCTTCCGCCGATCCGCATTTGTGGATGTCCATCAGGAACAGCACGGCTTCGACCACATTCGGGCGGCGCGAAAGACGTGTCTCCAGATCAGCAATGCGGTTGGCGGATTCCCAATGGGTTTGAAATGATCGTACGGCGACAACGAGTGCGCCAAAAACCCCTGTGGACCCTATCGGCTTGCCAAGATGGGCACCCGCACCGCGTTGGATTGCCCATTCCACGCGTCCCGGTGCTTCGGAGCCAATCAATGCGACCATCGGCATCGGCAGGTCAGACAGAGGCCAGGGGAACTGTTCTTCATGGCCCATGTCTGCATCGAAAAGGACGATATCAGCGTTCTGATGCTCTGCAGAGAGTTTTGGCCATGCGCAGCTCACCTCCATGCCCAGTCGCTCCAATTGCCTGGTCAGTCGGTCAACATCTTGATGGGGGCGATGAAGCACGACCGCTTTCCAGCCGCGAAAGTTTGGGGTCTTGAAGGACTTGAGCCTCATTTGACTACCCTCAGAAAACCCGGGTCTCCGGCGGTCGTTGCGTTGGTCCCGGATATCGCGCTGGCTGCATGCTGCAAGCGCTCGCTCCGTTCACTGTTCAAGTTGACCAGATAGGGGTCCGGGGCAAGTGCATGCGCCTGCGGATTGAGCACGCGAAATGCTGCGCGGGTTTGATGGCCCAAAGCCGCACCTTCAACGACGCCAATAAAGGGAGTCAGCGTTGCATGCTGTGTTGTCCGGTCGATGTGGAGATCGCCGACGGGGGTCGGCAAGGGCATCCTTGTCGATAAGTCACGCACGTCATCAGGGTTTGCAGAACCGCCAGTCTTGATTGCTTGTGCTAACGCCCAGACGGCCTGATAGGGGCCCGTGAACATGGCGGAGACGCCGACATTCTCGCCGCGCACATCGTGCATTCGGCGGACGAAATCTATGTTCTTGGGATACCTTGCAGTCTCAAAATAGGAGCTGGTTGAGATCACACCTTCAGCAGCAGCGCCGATGATAGGCAGTTCGGCTTCAGTCAGATTGCAGCTCAGTACAGGCATGATGTCGGGTCGGAACGCGGCATCACGTTCACCGAGATCCCGCAGTGCGCGCAGAAAGGCGTAGCTACTGTCACCGATGAGGTTGTTGAAGATAAAGTCGGGGCGTGTGTCGATAATCTCTGAAATGAGATGGTCGATCTCGACATCCCCTAGAGCGACATAGCGCTCTCCCAATACAGCACCGTTTTCAGCCGCCAGAAGTTCCCGCGCAATGCGGTTCATCTCCCAACCCCAAATATAGTTCGAACCAGTCAGAAAGGCGCGTTTGCCGAATTGAGGTAGAATATGTTTGAAGAGTGGAACGACGTTCTGATTTGGGCATGCGCCAGAATAGATGACGCGATCGTGGCTTTCGAACCCTTCGTATGGCACGGAATACCATAGCAAGCCCTGATGCCTTTCCAGAACCGGCAAGAGTTCCTTCCGGCTCCACGACGTCTGGCATCCGATGATATGGCTGCAATTGTCCTGCGCCATCATCCGGTTGGCGAGTAGGGCGTAGTTTTCGGCCCGGCACGCCGGGTCAGCTGAAAAAGCCTTTAAGGTGAAGTCGAACAGGTTAGAGTCATTGACCTCGGCGATTGCCGTCATCGCGCCATCATGGCCTTCGCGTCCTATGACGGAATAGGAGCCAGTGCTTGAAAACAGCACTCCGACGGGAATTTCGCTTCCTGTCATACTCTCAACTCTCTGGTTGCGCCTCGCAGCCAAGCAGCGGCGGCGAGGCATAAAAAAACCCCGACCCGCAGCCTGAAACAGCTTGCGAAAGATCGGGGCGAAATTGCCGCATGGCACCTAAGGCCATTAATTTATCAAATCATCCCCAACCCGATCAAAATTGTCAATCCGAAAGTTGAGTAAAAAATATGCAAGCCTAATTCGCGCTCAAATAGTGACGTGATCTCCTCTCGAGATCATTGGTGCGACATCTAGATCAACGTCAGCAACAAATTGGCGCTATTTTTTGACTGGTGTTTAAACCGCCTAAATACCTGAGCGGTCGATGCAGCCTGGGACTGCTGCAATCCGTTAGATAGAGCTGCAGCAAGTTTCAGCCGGGTCTATGAACCGGCCAATACGCAAACTTCAGGTCCTGATGCGCTTAGACGAAAACGCGGGCCAGCGATGCGACGGCCATGGCTCGTGCCGTGCGTTCTGGCCCCTTGAGCGGGCCGTTGGCGTTTGCTGCCAGCCGGGCAGGCGGGGGGAAGGACAGGCCGTTGAGGTCAGTCGCCTCAAGGTCGTCCAGATCCGTTGCCTTGGCGGCGTCTTCGGCAGCAAAACGAATGGTGTCGAACAAGGTCACCACCGCCTGCCAGACCTCGATCGGCGGGCTATCGTTCGTTGTGCACCAGCGAACGATATCGGCAGGTTCAGCCTTCAGGTAGACCGCAGCCTCTTCGGCCGAAAGTCCGAAAAGGTCAATAATTGCCTTGAAGTTGCTCATGGTTTGCACCGGTTCTCTCCGTTCACGCTTCAATATTGCACTGCAATATGGCGAAAGTCGAGCCGATAACAGATTGGTGGTTAAGTTGTTCGCTGGTTAAACGCGCCGCAGTGGTCATTTTACCAATGAGGACGCAGTCCAGCGGAGGCTCTCCGGGCGACCTGCGGGCGCTGTCATGAATCGCGGAAAACCTGGCCGAACGGCGGGGTTGGCGCCGATGCAGCCAGGGTTCAGGTGCCTCAGTGCTCGTAGGCGCCGGCCGAATAGGTCAGCTCATAGCCGTGGCTGTAGATTTCAAACACGATGCCGAACGGATCTTCCACATAGACCATGCGATAGGGCTTCTCGTTCGGGAAATACTCGCGGACCGGCATGCGCTGTTTTCCGCCTGCGGCGACGATCTTCTTGGTCAGGCCCTCGACGTCCGGATCCTGGATGCAGAAGTGAAACAGACCGGTGGTGCGGTAGTCGAGCTTGTCCGCAGGCGCGCGGTTGCCCTTGAATTCGAAGATCTCGATCCCGATCCGGTCGGATGTGGACATATGCGCGATGCGCAGGCTCCCCCAGCCTTCGCCGAAGACGTCGGTGCACATGCGGCCGATGTCGCTGTCGTCTTCCGTGATCTCCGTTGGCGGCATGATCAGGTAGAAGCCGAGTGTTTCGGAATAGAATTTGACGGCGGCGTCGAGATCAGGAACCGACAGTCCGATGTGTGAAAAGCTCTTGGGATAGGGTGTCATGCTGGACCTCCTTGGCGTTGCGATAGCTGCAATTTAGGGATTGAGATCTAGAATAAAAAATTATTATAATT contains:
- a CDS encoding transporter substrate-binding protein, coding for MTGSEIPVGVLFSSTGSYSVIGREGHDGAMTAIAEVNDSNLFDFTLKAFSADPACRAENYALLANRMMAQDNCSHIIGCQTSWSRKELLPVLERHQGLLWYSVPYEGFESHDRVIYSGACPNQNVVPLFKHILPQFGKRAFLTGSNYIWGWEMNRIARELLAAENGAVLGERYVALGDVEIDHLISEIIDTRPDFIFNNLIGDSSYAFLRALRDLGERDAAFRPDIMPVLSCNLTEAELPIIGAAAEGVISTSSYFETARYPKNIDFVRRMHDVRGENVGVSAMFTGPYQAVWALAQAIKTGGSANPDDVRDLSTRMPLPTPVGDLHIDRTTQHATLTPFIGVVEGAALGHQTRAAFRVLNPQAHALAPDPYLVNLNSERSERLQHAASAISGTNATTAGDPGFLRVVK
- a CDS encoding ANTAR domain-containing protein; this translates as MRLKSFKTPNFRGWKAVVLHRPHQDVDRLTRQLERLGMEVSCAWPKLSAEHQNADIVLFDADMGHEEQFPWPLSDLPMPMVALIGSEAPGRVEWAIQRGAGAHLGKPIGSTGVFGALVVAVRSFQTHWESANRIADLETRLSRRPNVVEAVLFLMDIHKCGSAEAYGRLRSLSMAGRVSIEDAADDLVARAAGHDPEWKRGRE
- a CDS encoding lactoylglutathione lyase family protein, which gives rise to MTPYPKSFSHIGLSVPDLDAAVKFYSETLGFYLIMPPTEITEDDSDIGRMCTDVFGEGWGSLRIAHMSTSDRIGIEIFEFKGNRAPADKLDYRTTGLFHFCIQDPDVEGLTKKIVAAGGKQRMPVREYFPNEKPYRMVYVEDPFGIVFEIYSHGYELTYSAGAYEH
- a CDS encoding ABC transporter permease, with the translated sequence MGSYILRRVLQSLLILLGISFLTFVLLYLIPADPARQIAGRSATAQTVENIREQLGLNLPFYQQYARYLTGLVQGDLGRSYLQKTEVGELIASRLPATLLLMFGAIVSELAIGLSMGLIAALKRGTPLDNSLMVLSFVGVSSPQFVIGILLLYVFAVQLGWFPIGGYGTFMHMVLPSLTLGFLGAGWYSRMMRSSMIDVLRQDFIRTARAKGLKRWQVLFGHALPNAMLPIIAMIGIDVGLFMSGIVVVESVFGWPGIGQLAWQAIQRVDIPIIMGVTLVSAFAIVLGNFVADLIAPLIDPRIKLR
- a CDS encoding ABC transporter permease gives rise to the protein MSVSPDLLTQETVAPRDKGVLRRLLERKLALFALVLIVVIVGAALFAPFVAPFDPNEQFFEGLTLEGAPLPPGAEFWLGTDLLGRDLLSRLIYGAQTSLIIGVAANGVAVAVGALVGILSGFFRGWIETILMRFTDLMMAFPALLLAITLAALFRPSLWIVAMVIAMVNWVQMARVVYTETRSLSEREFIVAERAMGAGTFRILFKHLLPHLLSSIVVFGTLGISTTVLLEATLSYLGIGVQPPTPSWGNIIYENQTYFTSAPWLVFFPGAAIIALALGFNLMGDSLREVLDPTQKGRH
- a CDS encoding ABC transporter substrate-binding protein, giving the protein MRKAFWAGAAALLTATALTSTMTSSLADDIKQGGSMIVTYKDDVSTLDPAIGYDWQNWSMIKSLFDGLMDYEPGTTNLMKDLAEDYTISDDGKVFTFKLREGVKFHNGREMTADDVKYSLDRVTNPKTQSPGAGFFGSIMGFDEVAAGEAEGLSGVTVVDPYTVKIELSRPDATFLHVMAINFSSIVPKETVEEFGADFGKHPVGTGAFSLEDWTLGQHLIFKRNEDYWRAGVPKLDQITFEVGQEPIVALLRLQRGEADIPGDGIPPAKFLEVTQDDEYKDLIIEGGQLHTGYVTMNVKMPPFDKLEVRKAVNMAINKDRIIRIINGRAVAANQPLPPTMPGYDNNYEGYPFDPDAAKALLAEAGLADGFETELYVYNTDPNPRIAQAIQADLAAIGIKAEIKALAQANVIAAGGEPDQAPMIWSGGMAWIADFPDPSNFYGPILGCAGAVKGGWNWSWYCNEDLDAMATEADSITDAAKKAEREEMWRKIFISVMDDAAWAPVFHEQRFTMRSERLGGPDAIFVDPVHIPVNYDYVWAKDVQ